The following proteins are co-located in the Syngnathus scovelli strain Florida chromosome 5, RoL_Ssco_1.2, whole genome shotgun sequence genome:
- the ints12 gene encoding integrator complex subunit 12 — MAGPVSLELDPIFLKGLSYLHSKSKDSAEKLKALLDESLSRGSDTSYRLVQKDLEVSKGSVSKLSFSKQDSKSSSSSSSSSIGSKSSSDKSKKDTDRRSSEKVRVDFGEVDPPKKPRLEKQDRSSPVTVQTSKDLLPNLNDYDETNADDFAMEMGLACVVCRQMTVSMGNQLVECQECHNLYHQDCHKPQVTDKEVNDPRLVWYCARCTRQMKRMAQKPPQKPSPASASSAPVVIKDTLVKKSELKTKPDTTSTFQAFKRTEVKTSTSANPTGNNSSSSGSGLTGWAAFGAKTSPSLPISSKLGSSGPSGSNKAMTTPPGQKPKLVFPEPLWAAKVPGSGNGNGSSQVSLKPPPLTLGKQPLNRSSSSESQGKGSALSSGASSPGSSQASPGASGASGSNNGGSNGNNGNGSKVPPGEKAPTSQESQFNAMKRLQLVKKKAAQKKIKK, encoded by the exons ATGGCTGGACCTGTCAGTCTGGAACTCGATCCCATCTTCCTGAAGGGACTGAGTTACCTGCACTCCAAGAGCAAAGATTCTGCTGAGAAGCTCAAAGCGCTGCTTGATGAGTCCCTTTCCAGAGGGAGCGACACATCCTATCGCTTGGTGCAAAAA GATCTGGAGGTGTCCAAAGGTTCCGTGTCAAAACTTAGCTTCAGCAAGCAGGACTCCAAGTCCTCTTCCAGCTCTTCATCCTCCAGCATAGGTAGCAAATCCAGCTCTGATAAGAGCAAGAAGGACACTGATAGGAGATCTTCTGAGAAG GTTAGGGTTGACTTTGGCGAAGTGGACCCGCCGAAAAAGCCCCGTTTAGAGAAGCAGGATCGCTCGTCGCCAGTTACCGTGCAGACGAGCAAAGACCTCCTTCCTAACCTCAACGACTATGACGAAACCAACGCTGACGACTTTGCCATGGAAATGGGCTTGGCGTGCGTTGTTTGCAG ACAAATGACAGTATCCATGGGAAACCAGCTGGTAGAGTGCCAAGAGTGCCATAACTTGTATCACCAGGACTGTCACAAACCCCAAGTGACAGACAAAGAGGTCAACGACCCCAGGCTGGTGTGGTATTGTGCTCGCTGCACCCGACAAATGAAGCGTATG GCACAAAAGCCCCCGCAGAAGCCTTCCCCGGCCTCCGCCTCATCAGCACCAGTTGTGATAAAAGACACGCTAGTGAAAAAGTCAGAACTTAAAACCAAGCCGGACACCACTAGCACCTTCCAGGCTTTCAAACGGACAGAAGTGAAG ACTTCCACGTCGGCCAATCCCACCGGCAACAACTCGTCGTCGTCAGGCAGCGGTCTAACGGGCTGGGCCGCGTTTGGCGCTAAAACCAGTCCATCCCTTCCTATCAGCTCCAAATTGGGTTCTTCAGGACCAAGCGGGAGCAACAAGGCAATGACTACGCCACCCGGACAGAAACCGAAATTGGTCTTTCCGGAGCCACTCTGGGCCGCGAAGGTTCCCGGGAGCGGCAACGGAAATGGCTCGAGCCAGGTATCTCTGAAACCGCCACCCTTGACCCTGGGAAAGCAACCGCTTAACCGCTCATCCAGTAGCGAGAGCCAAGGGAAGGGTTCCGCCTTGTCGTCGGGGGCAAGCTCCCCTGGCAGCTCCCAGGCCAGTCCAGGAGCGAGTGGCGCAAGTGGGAGTAATAACGGAGGAAGTAACGGAAACAATGGGAACGGCTCGAAGGTTCCACCGGGAGAAAAAGCACCAACATCTCAAGAGTCCCAGTTCAACGCCATGAAGCGGTTGCAGTTGGTGAAGAAAAAAGCAGCACAGAAAAAGATCAAGAAATAA
- the arhgef38 gene encoding rho guanine nucleotide exchange factor 38, translating to MDPNEAGGAEKKGEKVIKRRNRPVFLRYLERRKTDSIVTDDTCKGDINLGTLVRRSQSDKTEYSAKLKEKMTPHDLSSPASPALDPEEVRSRKMTRRSKVIQELIQTEKDFHTNLELCIREVLQPLRSIQVVDVDHLFTNMETVCEVSSALLNRLREALSDPDPEAVIIGEVFIQAKAALEDVYKIYCYHHDDANMVLESYEKEEGIKQHFTTCLLAMKKLYDQKGKPYLLDMGSLLIKPVQRIMKYPLLLGELWQATPEDHPDFRPLQEAFTAVKIINVNINEFKRRKDIVMKYKNSEDEGTLRKLHKFNIHSIRKKSDRFAGYLKILTGVEPQVRDEVFDREEKLFRGLEKAVRQLVKNLQSYLQYTQEMVSVAVNKVHEMESIIKESNGSSHTKSHDPYERYKDNMERLVLGPLSSLQGMFTAPQKLIQKRYDKLLDYCSRLERSSFSPSSSSSTSSSTPCLVSVDPPGPARRDYEALNALLVEELQRFNMAAYAILTNCAAYIVTLLRGLMEEILLAAPSIQQLPAPLSNIAEVQNSIMDELNNLGFVKENAQKLMERKVSFERQREKKIATPEVEHQTEEQRARLLAEYPPSRLYQLKRKCNGCQKEDLSLLEGELVALLEDTDPLGSSSRWLVHTGGKQGYVYSTFLKQYNPLRDSQRKGQAAKQQQQEQQPTAMTDEDFDDLSLFVSGSGSSSLRSFSLNTTDSSSNLSGLQGELDTVDLEVSFDTDAQQYYAVYAFEARCDQELTLQEYQHVRILQFNDQGGNKEWWLAEVDGQRGYVPANYLGRMSYA from the exons AAAAAATGACACCGCACGACTTGTCCAGTCCTGCCTCGCCTGCGTTGGACCCAGAGGAGGTCCGGTCGAGAAAGATGACTCGCCGATCAAAAGTCATCCAAGAGCTGATACAGACTGAAAAAGACTTCCATACTAACCTGGAGCTGTGCATCCGAGAAGTGTTGCAGCCTCTGAGGAGCATACAG GTTGTCGATGTGGATCATCTGTTCACCAACATGGAGACGGTGTGTGAAGTCTCATCCGCACTCCTAAATAGACTTCGGGAAGCCCTGTCCGACCCGGATCCTGAGGCGGTCATTATCG GAGAAGTATTCATCCAGGCAAAAGCAGCTTTAGAGGATGTCTATAAGATTTACTGCTACCATCACGATGATGCTAACATGGTGCTGGAATCGTACGAAAAAGAGGAAGGAATAAAGCAACATTTCACGACGTGTTTACTAGCAATGAA GAAACTCTATGACCAAAA AGGGAAGCCCTACTTGCTGGACATGGGTTCGCTTCTCATCAAGCCAGTCCAGAGGATCATGAAATACCCGCtgctgctgggcgagctgtggcaGGCCACGCCCGAAGATCACCCCGATTTCCGGCCGTTGCAAGAAGCCTTCACCGCCGTGAAGATCATCAACGTCAACATcaatgagttcaagcgacgcaaggacATAG TGATGAAGTACAAAAATTCAGAAGATGAAGGAACTCTGCGTAAACTTCACAAGTTCAACATTCACTCCATTAGGAAGAAAAGTGATCGCTTCGCAGGTTATCTCAAGATCCTCACTGGAGTTGAACCACAA GTGAGGGATGAAGTGTTCGACAGAGAGGAGAAACTCTTCAGGGGTCTGGAGAAAGCAGTAAGGCAGCTAGTAAAGAATCTCCAAAGTTACTTGCAGTACACTCAG GAGATGGTGTCCGTCGCTGTTAACAAAGTCCACGAGATGGAGAGCATAATCAAAGAGTCAAACGGCTCATCGCACACGAAAAGTCACGACCCCTATGAACGCTAC AAAGACAACATGGAGCGTCTGGTCCTCGGCCCACTTTCATCTCTTCAGGGCATGTTCACTGCGCCCCAAAAGCTCATCCAGAAACGTTACGACAAACTGCTCGATTACTGCAGCCGGCTGGAGCGCTCGTCGTTTTCGCCCTCATCCTCGTCATCTACCTCTTCCTCCACCCCGTGCTTGGTATCCGTAGACCCACCCGGTCCCGCCAGGAGGGACTACGAGGCTCTCAACGCGTTGCTCGTGGAGGAGTTGCAACGGTTCAACATGGCTGCCTACGCTATCCTCACTAACTGCGCGGCGTATATCGTGACCTTGCTCAGAGGCCTGATGGAGGAAATTTTGTTGGCTGCTCCCTCCATACAGCAACTACCA GCTCCGTTGTCTAACATCGCTGAGGTGCAGAACAGCATCATGGATGAGCTGAACAATCTGGGGTTTGTCAAAGAGAACGCACAGAAACTAATGGAGCGGAAAGTCAGCTTCGAAAggcaacgagaaaaaaaaatagcg ACGCCGGAGGTGGAGCATCAGACAGAAGAACAACGTGCCCGACTGCTGGCCGAATATCCCCCGAGTCGTCTGTACCAGTTGAAGAGGAAGTGCAACGGCTGCCAGAAGGAGGACCTCAGCCTGCTGGAGGGGGAGCTGGTGGCCTTGCTGGAGGACACAGACCCGTTGGGCAGTAGCAGTCGCTGGCTGGTTCACACCGGAG GGAAACAGGGATACGTGTACTCCACGTTCTTAAAGCAGTACAACCCTCTGAGGGACTCGCAGAGGAAAGGCCAGGCGGCCAAACAGCAGCAACAAGAACAGCAACCGACCGCCATGACCGACGAAGACTTTGACGATCTGAGCCTTTTTGTATCGGGCAGTGGAAGCAGCAGCCTGAGGAGCTTCAGTCTCAACACCACCGACAGTAGCTCCAACCTTTCGGGCCTTCAGGGCGAATTGGACACCGTGGACCTGGAGGTTTCGTTTGACACAGATGCTCAGCAG TACTACGCCGTATATGCATTTGAAGCCCGTTGTGACCAGGAACTGACTTTGCAGGAGTACCAACATGTACGAATCTTGCAATTCAATGACCAAGGTGGTAACAAGGAATGGTGGCTCGCGGAGGTTGATGGTCAGCGGGGATACGTCCCCGCCAACTACCTTGGTAGGATGTCctatgcatga